The Deltaproteobacteria bacterium genomic sequence CAGTGGTCGGGAATACCATCTCGAGGGTAGAGCCATGGGGAAACGGCTCGGCCTCCTCCTCCCGTCGCGTGACGGATCACGGTACGGGCCTGCTCATGGCGGGCGCCATCAATGCGCATACCCACCTCGATCTGTCCGCTCTGAAGGGCCGGGTGCACGGGTCCGGAACGTTTCTGTCCTGGGTCCGTTCGCTCCTACAGGAAAGGGGGCGGATGGATCCCGAAGCGGCGGAATCAGAAGCTTTGTCCGCGGCAAGGAACCTGTGTTCCCGAGGGACCGCCTGCGTGGCGGACATCGGCGCCGGCCCGGCGGGCATCCAAAGGCTGAGGCAGGCGAACCTATGCGGCTGGTTTCTCTGGGAGGTGCTGGGTGGTTCGCCGTTGCCCCGGGCGTCCCTGAGCAAGCCGCTTCTCAACGCCGCGTCCTGTGAACCGGGTCTGTCCCTGGCGGGTCATGCACCGCACACAACGCCTTCGGAAACGCTCGTTTCCGCTAAACAACGCACGAAGGAAAAGGGATTGCTGTTCTCCATCCACCTGGCGGAGTCGGAAGAGGAAGCCGCATTTATCCGCACGGGAAAGGGCGAGTGGGCCGACTTTCTAAGCGAACGGGGCATCACTCTCGTTCTCCCTCGAACCCAACGGGATACGCCGGTCGCGTACGCCAACGAACTGGGACTCCTGGACGAAAGGACGTTGGCCGTTCATCTGAGACTGGCCGTCTGGGAGGATCTTCGCCGATTAGCGGAAGCACGCTGCAACGTATGTATCTGTCCGAGGAGCAATATGCGCATGTACGGAACCATGCCCCCGGTGGAAGACATGCTGAGAGCGGGCATTCGACCGGCTCTGGGAACGGACAGCCTCGCCAGTGTGGACGATCTGGACGTGTGGAAGGAAGCGGCGTTCCTCGCTCGTCAGCTACCGAATCTTTCGCCCCGCGACATCATGGCCATGGCCACGTCCAACGGGGCCCGGGCTTTGGGGCTCCATTCGCATTTCGGAGAGTTAATTCCGGGCAGGAGAGCGTTCATGGCGTTCCTGTCCCTCGATGGGTATACGGCGGAGGATGTTTTGGAACGGGCCGTATACGGTGAAGAAAGGAAAGGGGTCAAGTCTGCTCTTGGCTCTTGTTCCGATACACTTTGAGGCGCCCGTATCCTAAGGACAATGCCCATACAGACGATGGGAGCATTAAGAAGGATAGCCGCGCCATGATGAGTCTATTCGAAGAACCATCAGAGAGGGTCAGCAAGAGCCAAGAGTAGACTTGACCCCTTCTTTTCCCTTCTTTTCCCCATTCCGACCCGATCTAGGACTGAATGGAGTCGATCATCTTCCGTACGATGGCTTTCGCCTCCGTGTCCTGATCGTACGGAGACTCCCCTTTGAGGTCCGCTTCGATAATGGCCTCATCATAAGGGATGAATCCCAGGAACTCGAAGTCCGGCATGTTCTTTTTCAGAAATTCCCGATCCTGTTCTCCCCGGATCTTGTTTCCTACCAGGGCCACCTTATCGAGCTTGATCTGCGAGGCCAATTGCCGGATGTGGCGCGCGGTTTCCACGCTCCTTTGGCCCGGCTCGACCACCACGATCAGTTTGTTGACCGCCTGAGCCGTACCCCGGCCGAGGTGCTCTATGCCGGCCTCCATGTCCATGACCACGACATCGTCTCGGGCCAGCACGATATGTGATATGAGGGCCTTCAGCAAGGTGCTCTCCGGACAGATACACCCTCCTCCCCCTTTCTGGACACCTCCGAGGCGCATGAGCAAGATCCCGTCCTTTTTGGCAGAGAGTTTCTCCGGCAGGTCGTCCACCTTGGGATTCATTTTGAACATGCCGCCCACCGTGCCGGGACGCATGCCCGTACGCTCCTCGACAAGGTCTTTCATTTCCGCTATGGGAACGATTTTGTCCGCATCTGGAATACCCAATGCGCTGGCCAGGTTGGCGTCCGGATCGGCATCTATTGCGAGAACCCGTTTACCGAGTTCGTTAAAAGCGCGGATAATGAGCGAGGCTACGGTGGTTTTCCCAACGCCGCCTTTGCCGCTGATGGCTAATTTCATATCGAATCCTCCTGTTCGGTACCTATATCTTTGACGCTTTACCAAAGAAAGCGCTGAAAGCGCGCATGGAGACCCGCTATTTA encodes the following:
- a CDS encoding AAA family ATPase, translated to MKLAISGKGGVGKTTVASLIIRAFNELGKRVLAIDADPDANLASALGIPDADKIVPIAEMKDLVEERTGMRPGTVGGMFKMNPKVDDLPEKLSAKKDGILLMRLGGVQKGGGGCICPESTLLKALISHIVLARDDVVVMDMEAGIEHLGRGTAQAVNKLIVVVEPGQRSVETARHIRQLASQIKLDKVALVGNKIRGEQDREFLKKNMPDFEFLGFIPYDEAIIEADLKGESPYDQDTEAKAIVRKMIDSIQS
- a CDS encoding amidohydrolase family protein encodes the protein MNDDSHSSTRNQETVSPPPRVHRAKWVMMTPDRIIENGAVTVVGNTISRVEPWGNGSASSSRRVTDHGTGLLMAGAINAHTHLDLSALKGRVHGSGTFLSWVRSLLQERGRMDPEAAESEALSAARNLCSRGTACVADIGAGPAGIQRLRQANLCGWFLWEVLGGSPLPRASLSKPLLNAASCEPGLSLAGHAPHTTPSETLVSAKQRTKEKGLLFSIHLAESEEEAAFIRTGKGEWADFLSERGITLVLPRTQRDTPVAYANELGLLDERTLAVHLRLAVWEDLRRLAEARCNVCICPRSNMRMYGTMPPVEDMLRAGIRPALGTDSLASVDDLDVWKEAAFLARQLPNLSPRDIMAMATSNGARALGLHSHFGELIPGRRAFMAFLSLDGYTAEDVLERAVYGEERKGVKSALGSCSDTL